A single window of Caldimicrobium thiodismutans DNA harbors:
- a CDS encoding tetratricopeptide repeat protein: protein MPEVDLEELFLEAAKKLAQKDFERALELFNKLLNYDPGHVKALEARAAIYLQKDELDSAEKDLREAMEREPENYRIYFRLGQVYYKKKDLDSALELFTRAIDLNPMYPAAYLARSQILREKGLEEAADLELDKAVAAHRELAKAQKIIDFA from the coding sequence ATGCCTGAAGTTGATCTTGAGGAGCTTTTTTTAGAAGCAGCCAAAAAGCTTGCCCAGAAAGATTTTGAAAGGGCCCTTGAGCTTTTTAATAAACTTTTAAATTATGATCCAGGGCATGTTAAGGCCTTAGAAGCAAGAGCCGCTATTTATCTTCAGAAAGATGAGCTTGACTCCGCAGAAAAGGACCTAAGAGAAGCAATGGAGAGGGAACCTGAAAATTATAGAATTTACTTTCGTTTAGGTCAGGTCTATTATAAAAAGAAAGATTTGGACTCTGCCCTTGAGCTCTTTACTCGGGCTATTGATCTTAATCCCATGTATCCAGCGGCTTATTTAGCAAGAAGTCAGATTTTAAGAGAAAAGGGGCTTGAAGAGGCAGCTGACCTTGAACTTGATAAGGCAGTTGCTGCTCATAGGGAGCTTGCTAAGGCCCAAAAGATTATAGATTTTGCTTAA